One region of Flavobacterium pisciphilum genomic DNA includes:
- the guaA gene encoding glutamine-hydrolyzing GMP synthase — translation MQHNVLILDFGSQYTQLIARRVRELNIFCEIFPYNHFPSDLSSYKAVILGGSPFSVRAEDAPHPDLSQIRGKLPMLAVCYGAQYLAHFSGGEVAASNTREYGRANLSYIKENEVFFEGVSENSQVWMSHSDSIKALPTNGVKLASTHDVEFAAYKIEGETTYGIQYHPEVFHSTDGSKMLENFLVKIAEVPQNFTPNAFVEEMVGELKEKLGNDKVVLGLSGGVDSTVAAVLLHQAIGKNLYCIFVNNGLLRKNEFQSVLDQYKGMGLNVKGVDSGDRFLGELAGISDPETKRKTIGRVFIEVFDDESHLIEDVKWLAQGTIYPDVIESVSVKGPSATIKSHHNVGGLPDYMKLKIVEPLRMLFKDEVRRVGATLGIDPELLGRHPFPGPGLSIRILGDITPEKVQILQDVDAVFIDGLKSWGLYDKVWQAGAILLPVNSVGVMGDERTYEKVVALRAVESTDGMTADWVHLPYEFLMKVSNDIINKVKGVNRVVYDISSKPPATIEWE, via the coding sequence ATGCAACACAACGTACTTATTTTAGATTTCGGATCGCAATATACTCAGCTTATTGCGCGTAGAGTTCGCGAATTAAATATATTCTGCGAAATCTTCCCTTATAATCATTTTCCGAGTGATTTATCAAGTTATAAAGCAGTAATTTTAGGAGGAAGCCCATTTTCTGTTCGTGCAGAAGACGCTCCACATCCTGATTTATCTCAAATTCGTGGTAAACTTCCAATGTTGGCAGTTTGTTACGGAGCACAATACCTAGCTCATTTTAGTGGAGGAGAAGTAGCTGCTTCAAACACAAGAGAATATGGTAGAGCCAATTTATCTTATATTAAGGAGAACGAAGTTTTCTTTGAAGGTGTTTCTGAAAACAGTCAAGTTTGGATGAGTCATAGTGATAGTATCAAAGCTTTGCCTACAAATGGTGTAAAATTAGCAAGTACACACGATGTTGAATTTGCAGCTTACAAAATTGAAGGCGAAACTACTTATGGTATTCAATATCATCCAGAGGTTTTCCATTCAACTGATGGATCTAAGATGCTTGAAAACTTTTTAGTGAAAATTGCTGAAGTTCCTCAAAACTTTACACCAAATGCTTTCGTAGAAGAGATGGTGGGAGAATTGAAAGAGAAATTAGGTAATGATAAAGTAGTTTTAGGATTATCAGGAGGAGTAGATTCGACTGTAGCAGCTGTATTATTACACCAAGCAATCGGTAAAAACCTATACTGTATATTTGTAAATAACGGTTTACTTCGTAAAAACGAATTCCAAAGCGTATTGGATCAATACAAAGGAATGGGATTAAACGTAAAAGGAGTAGATTCAGGAGATCGTTTTCTTGGCGAATTAGCAGGAATCAGTGATCCAGAAACCAAGCGTAAAACTATTGGTCGTGTATTCATCGAAGTTTTTGATGATGAATCGCATCTAATCGAAGATGTAAAATGGTTGGCACAAGGAACAATTTATCCTGATGTTATCGAGTCGGTTTCTGTAAAAGGACCTTCTGCAACTATTAAATCACACCATAACGTAGGTGGATTGCCAGATTACATGAAATTAAAAATTGTAGAGCCACTTCGTATGCTTTTTAAAGATGAAGTACGTAGAGTAGGGGCTACTTTAGGAATAGATCCAGAGTTACTAGGAAGACATCCTTTCCCAGGACCAGGATTATCAATTAGAATTCTTGGAGATATTACTCCTGAGAAAGTACAAATTTTGCAAGATGTTGATGCTGTATTTATCGATGGATTAAAATCTTGGGGATTGTATGATAAAGTTTGGCAGGCGGGAGCAATTTTGCTTCCTGTAAACAGTGTAGGTGTAATGGGTGATGAGCGTACTTACGAAAAAGTAGTAGCGCTTAGAGCTGTAGAATCTACTGATGGTATGACTGCTGACTGGGTACATTTGCCTTATGAGTTCTTGATGAAAGTCTCAAATGATATCATTAATAAAGTAAAAGGAGTAAATAGAGTAGTTTACGATATTAGCTCAAAACCACCCGCAACAATTGAGTGGGAATAA
- a CDS encoding LysM peptidoglycan-binding domain-containing protein: MRDFLTVLFVFLLVFNKTFGQESIVEHKIEKGETAYFIAQKYKVSLEEIYKLNPESQSGLKDNQIIRIPVHSPSKEKETKQLTHTVAAKETLFGLSKQYDVSAEAIQNANASILSDGLKIGQELIIPQDATSKTKATITSSKVMHQVLAKESLFSIARHYNVSVQDLENLNKETLLNGLQIGQTIAIPNKRKTIDGRVRIINGETIFHVVAPKETKYSIAKKYGITIDQLEAQNPEIVNGLIEGNKLAINTKEITPTNENEELMLALAEKQVVVEKTKAKTIELEDLKDRLVIQKEMNQKVIKINDLNVDLKGMDGLKGNSVEKLRLVLEANKNVQEVLMSKLDSLVVSMTDDLTDLKKMDVLNMKESKRLEKQSYESIAKTNELSSQLKKELAENRKSYAGLMNKVERIAVEENQEYKRKVRENTKNKTGETLLQSLSLEKIKYYKIDQEKNDAQNQKLIAKIDSLDTQKKIEVKRHISKASFYGSEARAFDDKVALLKLKRYQDNALQNQANTETPIVALSLEEIKQKIKQDPLYNNKEGRVEFFDNLKAVPNGYYLVLGIFTDATPRDQFIMKLIDSGDFNASFFYNVNSQSYYVYSDSFESIEEALYEYKQKENTPLYKNWSIAKLELYISK, translated from the coding sequence ATGAGAGACTTTTTAACGGTTTTATTTGTATTCCTACTAGTATTTAACAAAACGTTCGGACAAGAGTCTATTGTAGAACACAAGATCGAAAAAGGTGAAACTGCTTATTTCATTGCCCAGAAATATAAAGTTTCGTTAGAAGAGATTTACAAATTAAACCCCGAATCACAAAGCGGATTAAAGGATAATCAGATTATCCGGATTCCCGTACATTCTCCGAGTAAGGAGAAAGAAACCAAACAACTTACGCACACTGTAGCTGCCAAAGAAACATTGTTTGGATTATCAAAGCAATATGATGTAAGTGCAGAAGCCATTCAAAATGCAAATGCCTCAATCCTTTCAGATGGATTGAAAATTGGTCAGGAACTTATTATTCCACAAGATGCTACCAGTAAAACTAAAGCTACTATTACTTCTTCTAAAGTAATGCATCAGGTTTTGGCTAAAGAATCTTTATTTAGTATTGCCAGACACTATAATGTCTCGGTACAGGATTTGGAAAACTTAAATAAAGAGACTTTATTGAACGGTTTGCAAATAGGTCAAACAATTGCAATTCCTAACAAAAGAAAAACAATCGATGGTCGAGTTCGTATCATAAATGGAGAAACTATTTTTCATGTTGTAGCTCCAAAAGAAACGAAATATTCGATTGCCAAAAAATACGGAATAACAATCGATCAACTTGAGGCTCAAAATCCAGAAATCGTAAACGGATTAATTGAAGGGAACAAACTAGCAATTAATACTAAAGAAATTACGCCTACCAACGAGAACGAAGAATTAATGCTTGCATTGGCAGAGAAACAAGTTGTAGTTGAAAAAACGAAAGCCAAGACTATCGAATTAGAAGATTTGAAAGACAGATTGGTGATTCAGAAAGAAATGAACCAAAAAGTAATTAAAATCAATGACCTTAATGTTGATCTTAAGGGAATGGATGGTTTAAAAGGTAATTCGGTAGAAAAATTACGATTGGTTTTGGAAGCCAATAAAAATGTTCAGGAAGTTTTAATGTCGAAACTAGATTCATTGGTAGTTAGTATGACCGATGATTTAACTGATTTAAAAAAGATGGATGTCTTGAATATGAAAGAGTCCAAACGATTAGAGAAACAATCTTACGAAAGTATTGCCAAAACAAATGAACTGTCTTCTCAACTTAAAAAAGAATTAGCCGAAAACAGAAAGTCTTATGCAGGCTTGATGAATAAAGTAGAGCGAATTGCTGTTGAAGAAAATCAAGAGTATAAAAGAAAGGTTCGTGAGAATACTAAAAACAAAACTGGTGAGACCTTATTGCAAAGTCTTTCTTTAGAAAAAATCAAGTATTATAAGATCGATCAGGAGAAAAATGATGCTCAAAATCAAAAACTGATTGCTAAAATTGATTCATTAGATACTCAGAAAAAAATAGAGGTGAAGCGACATATTAGTAAAGCTTCTTTTTATGGATCTGAAGCTCGTGCATTTGATGATAAAGTAGCTTTGTTGAAATTAAAAAGGTATCAAGATAACGCACTTCAAAATCAAGCCAATACTGAAACTCCAATTGTAGCGTTATCATTAGAAGAAATAAAACAGAAAATAAAGCAAGACCCACTTTATAATAATAAAGAAGGAAGGGTTGAATTTTTTGATAACCTGAAAGCAGTTCCTAACGGATATTATTTGGTTTTAGGTATCTTTACAGACGCTACACCCAGAGATCAGTTTATTATGAAACTAATAGATTCAGGTGATTTTAATGCAAGTTTTTTCTATAATGTAAACAGTCAATCGTATTATGTTTACTCTGACAGTTTTGAAAGTATAGAAGAAGCCTTATATGAATACAAACAAAAAGAAAATACACCACTTTATAAAAACTGGAGTATAGCTAAATTAGAATTATACATTAGCAAATAA
- a CDS encoding LysM peptidoglycan-binding domain-containing protein produces MKYISLLITTVFLMSYSVFSQDKISKHTVAKGETINQIAQKYKVTPYDIYKLNPDAQRGLKLDSVLLIPNNSGKTSSSEKGTATTVTSKKSNGPISHEVVAKETLFGIEKKYNVSDEALKKANPFLEKDGLQIGQTLVIPSGNTSSKGTAKDSKTIPATKLVPAKQDQYVYHDVLAKETKYSIAKQYGITVEELEKRNPEVVPNLPVGYRLTIKGTAPKTVTTTAVKNEVKAPVIETSKKVSYADYQVRPKETLYSLSKTFGLSQDELIKLNPILSGGVQEGMILKVPAGIMPTPEIKPATRPEIKEEAKEIVTLSKRRGSNDRKKIALLLPFNLSKIQNDTTSTANRLKKDKFLSMTLDFYSGALMAIDSAKVLGLPIDVSIFDSQETKGGSNVASIIQSNKLQDADAIIGPFYQSNAEETAKLLSESDVPVISPLSRDKGNPFDNLYQTIPSNDIIKNAMFDYMRSKGGNIIAVVDKKKESVRQYIQQNQKGVIFAPVTETGDFNPAGLKIQFVANRMNYVVMETGNTAMIKATIKVMLDAMSSYQVQLVILEPNSTLDTDEINFENLTKLKLMYPSVTRENESPGALIFEKEYRIKNKINPNTYATRGFDVTFDTMMRLSQGKTYEETANDIATEQVDNKFQFYKKEEGGYANKGVYILYYDSDLTIKEAN; encoded by the coding sequence ATGAAATACATTTCACTACTAATTACAACCGTTTTTTTGATGTCTTATTCTGTTTTTTCGCAGGATAAAATTAGTAAACACACTGTTGCCAAAGGAGAAACAATTAACCAGATTGCTCAAAAATATAAGGTGACTCCTTATGATATTTATAAGCTTAATCCAGATGCCCAAAGAGGTTTAAAGCTGGATAGTGTTTTGTTGATTCCTAATAATTCAGGAAAAACTTCTAGTTCAGAAAAAGGGACTGCAACTACAGTAACTTCTAAAAAATCAAACGGTCCAATTTCGCATGAAGTAGTGGCTAAAGAAACACTTTTTGGTATTGAAAAAAAGTATAATGTATCAGATGAAGCTTTAAAAAAGGCTAATCCATTTCTTGAGAAGGATGGTTTGCAAATAGGACAAACTCTTGTTATTCCTTCAGGAAATACTAGTTCTAAAGGAACAGCAAAAGATTCAAAAACAATACCAGCTACAAAACTAGTTCCTGCTAAACAAGATCAATATGTTTATCATGATGTTTTGGCAAAAGAAACAAAATATTCGATTGCAAAACAATACGGAATTACTGTTGAAGAATTAGAAAAACGTAATCCAGAAGTGGTTCCTAACTTACCAGTAGGATATCGTTTAACTATTAAAGGAACAGCTCCAAAAACAGTAACAACTACTGCTGTTAAAAATGAAGTAAAAGCGCCAGTAATAGAAACCTCTAAGAAAGTATCGTATGCTGATTATCAGGTGAGACCAAAAGAGACATTATATAGTTTGTCTAAAACATTTGGTTTATCGCAAGATGAATTGATAAAATTGAATCCGATTTTATCAGGAGGAGTTCAGGAAGGGATGATTTTAAAAGTTCCTGCTGGAATTATGCCTACACCAGAAATCAAACCAGCAACTAGACCTGAAATTAAAGAAGAGGCTAAAGAAATAGTTACTTTATCTAAAAGGAGAGGATCTAATGACCGTAAGAAAATAGCATTATTATTACCATTCAATTTATCAAAAATTCAAAACGATACAACAAGCACTGCTAATCGTTTGAAGAAAGATAAGTTTTTAAGTATGACTTTAGATTTTTATTCTGGAGCATTAATGGCAATAGATTCGGCTAAAGTTTTAGGGTTACCAATAGATGTTTCTATTTTTGATTCTCAAGAAACTAAAGGCGGATCAAATGTAGCTTCAATTATTCAAAGCAATAAATTGCAAGATGCTGATGCGATTATCGGACCATTTTATCAAAGTAATGCTGAGGAAACAGCTAAGTTATTAAGTGAAAGTGATGTTCCTGTAATTTCTCCTTTATCTAGAGATAAAGGGAATCCTTTTGATAATTTGTATCAGACAATTCCATCTAATGATATCATTAAGAATGCAATGTTTGACTATATGCGTTCTAAAGGAGGAAACATAATTGCGGTTGTTGATAAGAAAAAAGAATCAGTAAGACAATACATTCAACAAAACCAAAAAGGAGTAATTTTTGCACCAGTTACAGAAACAGGAGACTTTAACCCAGCAGGTTTAAAGATTCAGTTTGTAGCTAATCGAATGAATTATGTTGTGATGGAAACGGGTAATACAGCCATGATTAAAGCTACAATAAAAGTAATGTTAGATGCAATGTCATCATATCAAGTACAATTGGTGATTCTTGAGCCAAACAGTACATTGGATACAGATGAGATTAATTTTGAGAATTTAACGAAGTTGAAATTAATGTACCCATCAGTAACACGTGAAAACGAATCTCCAGGAGCACTTATTTTTGAAAAAGAGTATAGAATCAAAAATAAAATCAATCCAAACACTTATGCAACTAGAGGTTTTGATGTTACTTTTGATACTATGATGCGTTTGTCTCAAGGAAAAACCTATGAGGAAACTGCAAATGATATCGCTACAGAACAAGTAGATAATAAATTTCAATTTTACAAAAAAGAAGAGGGAGGATATGCCAATAAAGGCGTTTACATCTTATATTACGATAGTGATTTAACAATAAAAGAAGCAAACTAA
- a CDS encoding OsmC family protein, translated as MTSKVTYLGDLRTKSIHVQSGSEIISDAPLDNNGKGEAFSPTDTVANALASCMMTIMGIKARDMNVDITNSTADVTKIMNAEPRRIGAIEIVFEMKGTDDEKSRTILERAAMTCPVFLSLNTEIEKRITFNWK; from the coding sequence ATGACATCAAAAGTAACCTATTTAGGGGATTTAAGAACAAAATCAATACATGTGCAATCAGGAAGTGAAATCATATCTGATGCACCTTTAGATAACAACGGAAAAGGCGAAGCTTTCTCTCCAACTGATACTGTTGCAAATGCTTTAGCAAGTTGCATGATGACCATTATGGGAATTAAAGCACGTGATATGAATGTTGATATTACAAACTCTACTGCCGATGTTACCAAAATCATGAATGCAGAGCCAAGAAGAATAGGTGCAATCGAGATTGTTTTTGAAATGAAAGGAACAGACGATGAAAAAAGTAGAACAATTTTAGAGAGAGCAGCTATGACCTGCCCAGTTTTCTTGAGTTTGAATACTGAAATCGAAAAAAGAATTACTTTTAACTGGAAGTAG
- a CDS encoding glycoside hydrolase family 35 protein, translating to MKKIYYLTCIFSFFIVAQLFAQPKQTFAINDGNFLLNGKPVQIHSGEMHYSRIPQPYWRHRLKMMKAMGLNAVATYVFWNYHETTPGVWDFKTGNKNLAEYIKTAQEEGLFVILRPGPYVCAEWEFGGYPWFLQNVPNMVIRGNNKEYLAATKAYFTELYNQVKDLQITKGGPIIMVQGENEFGSYVAQRKDIPLAEHKKYSAAVFQQLKDIGFEVPFFTSDGSWLFEGGALPGALPTANGESDITKLKTVVNQFNNGQGPYMVAEFYPGWLDHWAEPFPTQKPEQTVRQTKKYLDNQVSFNYYMIHGGTNFGFTSGANYDKEHDIQPDMTSYDYDAPISEAGWATPKYNALRELLKTDETPAVPTQTPVITIPNIKLTKAVDLADLKSKINPIIEDNPLTFEQLNQGDGYVWYSKKFTQPISGKLELNGLRDYAIVYVNGKKVAELNRYYKKYDCEIDIPFNATLDIVVENMGRINYGSQINANNKGIISPVIINGETITGDWEMYKLPMSTEPDLVSYKNSAKTNRPTLYQGTFNLSKTGDVFLDMRDWGKGIVFVNGINIGRYWSVGPQQTLYLPGCWLKKGKNNIVIFEQKNETIQKEVKTIDTPILQDLRPEKGLPSN from the coding sequence ATGAAAAAAATCTATTATTTAACCTGCATATTCTCTTTCTTTATAGTAGCTCAGTTATTTGCACAGCCAAAGCAAACTTTTGCTATAAATGATGGCAATTTTTTATTAAATGGCAAACCAGTTCAAATTCATTCGGGCGAAATGCATTATTCACGCATTCCTCAACCATACTGGCGCCATCGATTAAAAATGATGAAAGCAATGGGTTTAAATGCAGTTGCAACGTATGTTTTCTGGAACTATCATGAAACAACTCCAGGAGTTTGGGATTTTAAAACTGGAAATAAAAACTTAGCTGAATATATCAAAACGGCACAAGAAGAAGGTTTATTTGTCATTTTACGTCCGGGGCCTTACGTATGTGCCGAATGGGAATTTGGAGGTTATCCGTGGTTTTTACAAAATGTTCCTAACATGGTGATTCGTGGGAACAACAAAGAATATTTGGCTGCTACCAAGGCTTATTTTACAGAATTGTATAATCAGGTCAAGGATTTACAAATTACCAAAGGAGGCCCTATTATAATGGTACAAGGGGAGAACGAATTTGGTTCTTATGTTGCTCAACGCAAAGACATCCCATTAGCAGAGCATAAAAAATACAGTGCGGCAGTATTCCAACAATTAAAAGATATTGGTTTTGAAGTACCTTTCTTCACTTCTGATGGAAGCTGGTTGTTTGAAGGAGGTGCTTTGCCAGGAGCATTACCTACAGCAAATGGAGAAAGTGATATTACTAAATTAAAAACAGTAGTCAATCAGTTTAATAATGGACAAGGTCCCTATATGGTGGCCGAATTTTATCCTGGTTGGTTGGATCATTGGGCGGAGCCATTCCCTACTCAAAAACCAGAACAAACCGTACGTCAGACTAAAAAGTACTTAGACAACCAAGTTTCATTTAACTATTATATGATTCACGGAGGAACAAATTTTGGTTTTACTTCAGGGGCTAATTATGATAAAGAGCACGACATTCAGCCCGACATGACATCGTATGATTATGATGCTCCAATTAGTGAAGCTGGTTGGGCAACTCCAAAATATAATGCATTAAGAGAATTATTAAAAACAGATGAAACACCTGCTGTTCCTACTCAAACACCTGTAATAACTATTCCTAATATAAAACTAACAAAAGCAGTAGATTTAGCTGACTTAAAATCTAAAATCAATCCTATAATAGAAGACAATCCGCTTACATTTGAGCAATTAAATCAAGGGGATGGGTACGTTTGGTACAGCAAAAAATTCACACAGCCAATTAGTGGAAAATTAGAATTAAATGGATTACGTGACTATGCAATAGTATATGTTAATGGAAAAAAAGTAGCGGAGTTAAATCGTTATTATAAAAAGTACGATTGCGAAATTGACATTCCGTTTAATGCTACCCTAGATATTGTTGTAGAAAATATGGGGCGTATCAATTATGGCTCACAAATTAATGCCAATAATAAAGGAATTATAAGTCCTGTTATTATTAATGGCGAGACAATTACTGGTGATTGGGAAATGTATAAATTACCCATGTCCACAGAACCAGATTTGGTATCATATAAAAATTCAGCAAAAACAAATCGTCCAACTTTATATCAAGGCACTTTTAACCTGAGTAAAACTGGAGATGTATTCCTAGACATGCGTGATTGGGGTAAAGGAATTGTATTTGTAAACGGAATCAACATCGGTCGCTACTGGAGCGTTGGACCACAACAAACACTTTACTTGCCTGGATGTTGGCTAAAGAAAGGAAAAAACAACATTGTTATTTTTGAACAAAAAAATGAAACAATCCAAAAAGAAGTAAAAACAATAGACACTCCTATTCTTCAAGACCTAAGACCAGAAAAAGGCTTACCAAGCAATTAA
- a CDS encoding Gfo/Idh/MocA family protein — MKTSIFKIILISCFFLGYATSSAQMIKTPTPARAKGQKDVLRLATAPIPNVRVAFIGLGMRGPGAVERMTHIPGVEIVALCDMTQENTTKANEILTKRGLPKAQEFYGDENAWKKVTALPNVDLVYIATDWKHHANIGSQAMKDGKHVAIEVPGAMTMKEIWDLIDTSEKTRKHCMMLENCVYDFFELTTLNMAQQGLFGEILHAEGSYIHGLQPFWGEYWNNWRMDYNKKHRGDIYATHGMGPACQALNIHRGDKMNYLVSMDTKAVGNPAYIKEKSGIDVKDFRNGDHTMTMIRTENGKTIQIQHDVTSPRPYSRMYQLSGTKGFANKYPVEGYALDAKSISSDIKPDHENLSAHKFMPEEVKKALMEKYKHPIVAGIEEKAKQVGGHGGMDFIMDYRLIYCLQNGLPLDMDVYDLAEWSCLGPLTEISLDNNSSPVEIPDFTRGGWNKLKGLEFSK; from the coding sequence ATGAAAACTAGTATCTTTAAAATTATTCTGATATCCTGCTTCTTTTTAGGATATGCTACTTCTTCAGCTCAAATGATTAAGACACCTACTCCAGCTCGTGCTAAAGGACAAAAAGATGTTTTGCGTTTAGCTACAGCCCCAATTCCAAACGTACGTGTTGCTTTTATTGGTCTCGGAATGCGTGGTCCAGGAGCAGTAGAACGTATGACACATATTCCAGGAGTAGAAATTGTTGCATTATGTGACATGACTCAAGAAAATACAACTAAAGCAAATGAAATTCTAACAAAAAGAGGGCTTCCAAAAGCACAAGAATTTTATGGAGATGAAAATGCTTGGAAAAAAGTTACTGCACTACCAAATGTAGATTTAGTATACATCGCAACCGATTGGAAACATCATGCTAACATTGGTTCTCAAGCTATGAAAGATGGTAAACACGTAGCTATAGAAGTTCCTGGTGCAATGACTATGAAAGAAATCTGGGATCTTATTGATACTTCTGAAAAAACTCGTAAACACTGTATGATGCTGGAAAACTGTGTGTATGATTTCTTCGAACTTACTACATTAAATATGGCTCAACAAGGTTTATTTGGAGAAATTCTTCATGCAGAAGGGTCTTACATTCACGGTCTTCAACCATTTTGGGGAGAATACTGGAATAACTGGCGTATGGATTACAACAAAAAACACCGTGGTGACATTTATGCAACACATGGTATGGGACCAGCTTGTCAAGCATTGAACATTCACCGTGGTGACAAAATGAACTACTTAGTATCTATGGATACAAAAGCAGTAGGAAATCCAGCTTACATTAAAGAAAAATCAGGAATCGACGTTAAAGATTTTAGAAATGGAGATCATACTATGACTATGATTCGTACAGAAAATGGTAAAACAATCCAAATTCAACATGATGTAACATCTCCACGTCCATACAGCCGTATGTATCAACTTAGTGGAACTAAAGGATTTGCTAATAAATATCCAGTAGAAGGTTATGCATTAGATGCTAAATCAATTAGCTCAGATATTAAACCAGATCATGAAAACTTAAGTGCACACAAATTCATGCCAGAAGAAGTGAAAAAAGCATTAATGGAAAAATACAAACACCCAATCGTAGCTGGAATTGAAGAAAAAGCTAAACAAGTTGGTGGACATGGTGGAATGGATTTCATCATGGATTACCGTTTGATTTACTGCTTACAAAACGGATTACCTCTTGATATGGATGTATATGATTTAGCTGAATGGTCTTGTTTAGGTCCATTAACAGAAATTTCACTTGACAACAATTCATCTCCAGTAGAAATTCCTGATTTCACACGTGGTGGTTGGAACAAATTAAAAGGTTTAGAATTCTCTAAATAA
- a CDS encoding DUF3472 domain-containing protein has protein sequence MKYFKIIFSLLTLFSISTNVLAQDSKTEIHLPLGGNAFSSNNLESNNSITDNGIENWTNPNEYFTVYFRVSTPGLIQISTDEQVNTQGKSTLEFGINKEFKKIEFDQNNKRPILIGEWKIVDTGYVALKIKGISKTQNNFPSISKLIISGSALQGKTAFVPNNDDNFFHWGRRGPSVHLNYEVPEKVNVQWYYNEITVPVNEDKIGSYYMANGFGEGYFGIQVNSETERRVLFSVWSPFVTDDPKSIPESHKIKMLKKGENVKTGEFGNEGSGGQSYLKYNWKAGNTYKFLLNGVPQNDNSTTYTAYFYAPELKKWLLIASFNRPQTNTYLKRFHSFLENFVPQQGNKSRKVLFNNQWYCDDKGVWKEVDTAIFTVDNTGRKGYRMDYSGGIEKGHFFLKDGGFFNKYTKAKTKFTKPLNHNKPSINFSTLP, from the coding sequence ATGAAATATTTTAAAATCATATTCTCTTTACTTACATTGTTCTCTATAAGTACAAATGTATTGGCACAGGATTCAAAAACTGAAATCCATTTGCCTCTTGGCGGAAATGCATTCAGTTCTAATAATCTTGAAAGTAACAATTCTATAACCGATAATGGAATAGAAAACTGGACCAATCCTAACGAATATTTTACAGTTTATTTTAGAGTTTCAACTCCTGGATTAATTCAAATTTCAACAGATGAACAAGTAAATACTCAAGGAAAATCTACATTAGAATTTGGCATTAACAAAGAGTTTAAAAAAATTGAGTTCGACCAAAATAACAAAAGACCTATTTTAATAGGAGAATGGAAAATTGTTGATACAGGATATGTTGCTTTAAAAATAAAAGGGATAAGTAAGACCCAAAATAATTTCCCTTCTATTTCTAAATTAATTATTAGTGGCTCAGCACTTCAAGGAAAAACTGCCTTTGTACCAAATAACGATGATAATTTTTTCCATTGGGGACGAAGAGGTCCATCTGTACATTTAAACTACGAAGTACCTGAAAAAGTAAATGTTCAATGGTATTACAATGAAATTACTGTTCCTGTAAACGAAGACAAGATAGGATCCTATTATATGGCAAACGGTTTTGGAGAAGGTTACTTCGGAATTCAGGTAAATTCTGAAACAGAACGTCGCGTATTATTCTCTGTTTGGAGTCCTTTTGTTACTGATGACCCTAAAAGCATTCCTGAATCGCATAAAATCAAAATGCTTAAAAAAGGAGAAAATGTAAAAACAGGTGAGTTTGGAAACGAAGGTTCTGGTGGACAAAGCTATTTAAAATACAACTGGAAAGCAGGTAACACTTATAAGTTCTTGCTTAATGGAGTTCCTCAAAACGATAACTCAACAACATACACTGCCTATTTTTATGCGCCAGAATTGAAAAAATGGCTCTTAATTGCAAGCTTTAATCGTCCACAGACCAATACCTACTTAAAAAGATTTCATTCATTCTTAGAAAATTTTGTACCACAGCAAGGAAATAAATCACGCAAAGTATTGTTTAACAACCAATGGTATTGTGATGATAAAGGAGTTTGGAAAGAAGTAGATACTGCCATTTTCACAGTAGATAACACTGGTAGAAAAGGATATCGAATGGATTATTCAGGTGGTATCGAAAAAGGGCATTTCTTTTTAAAAGATGGTGGCTTCTTTAACAAATACACCAAAGCAAAAACTAAGTTTACAAAACCATTAAATCATAATAAGCCAAGTATAAATTTTAGTACTTTGCCATAA